The Medicago truncatula cultivar Jemalong A17 chromosome 4, MtrunA17r5.0-ANR, whole genome shotgun sequence genome includes a region encoding these proteins:
- the LOC112420907 gene encoding protein FAR1-RELATED SEQUENCE 5-like, producing the protein MSESHHPATNTSQPIASVSNHPSAAAIVFDHDCVDKLVNNIHEQNVQHGQGSIANNVPHLEMKFDSESAAYEFYNEYSKRIGFGIRREYGNKTKVDGVLTSRRFTCFKEGVRGVDKRRQPKGEPRAEIRTGCLARMVISLDRKIEKYKVVDFIAEHNHELQHEHVHMIRSHRRISDTQASQIVLGDESGLRPKDLHEYITKQAGGIKTVGFTKKDLTNYLETKRKQSPKYGEVGALMMYFKKESENPSFYYDLQMDVEEQITNIFWADAQMINDYGYFGDVITFDTTYKTNKGYRPLGVFVGLNNHRQTIIFGAALLYDETIPSFKWLFETFLKAMGGKKPKTMMTDQDAAMAKAISLVMPETFHGLCTWHIRQNALRHVNHLYQKISRFGLDFEACIDLHEDEGDFLNAWNSLLVEHNILEGSWLHTIFQLKEKWAWTYVRKTFTAGMRSTQLSESFNADFKSHGLATCC; encoded by the exons ATGAGCGAATCCCACCATCCCGCTACCAACACTAGCCAACCCATTGCCTCCGTCTCCAACCATCCCAGCGCCGCTGCCATTGTTTTTGATCACG ATTGTGTCGATAAATTGGTGAACAACATTCATGAACAGAATGTGCAACACGGACAAGGAAGTATTGCCAACAATGTACCTCACTTGGAAATGAAGTTTGATTCTGAGTCGGCGGCTTATGAATTTTATAATGAGTACAGTAAAAGAATTGGATTTGGTATTCGTCGAGAATATGGAAATAAAACCAAAGTAGATGGAGTTTTGACTTCAAGAAGATTCACATGCTTCAAAGAGGGTGTACGAGGTGTTGACAAAAGACGTCAACCAAAAGGGGAGCCTAGAGCAGAAATTAGAACGGGATGTTTGGCGCGTATGGTTATTTCACTCGATCGGAAGATAGAGAAATATAAAGTTGTTGACTTTATAGCTGAACATAACCACGAACTTCAACATGAGCATGTTCATATGATTCGCTCTCATCGACGCATATCTGATACACAAGCATCACAAATTGTCTTGGGAGATGAATCTGGATTAAGACCAAAAGATTTGCATGAATATATAACCAAGCAAGCTGGTGGAATAAAGACAGTTGGTTTTACAAAAAAAGACCTTACGAATTACCTTGAAACCAAAAGGAAGCAGTCACCAAAGTATGGTGAGGTGGGTGCATTGATGAtgtatttcaaaaaagaaagtgaaaatcCCTCGTTCTATTATGACTTGCAAATGGATGTTGAAGagcaaataacaaatatattttgggCGGATGCACAAATGATAAATGATTATGGGTATTTTGGTGATGTTATCACTTTTGACACCACATACAAGACAAATAAGGGTTATCGGCCGTTGGGAGTATTTGTTGGACTAAATAATCACAGGCAAACAATCATTTTTGGGGCAGCATTGTTATATGACGAAACAATCCCTTCTTTCAAGTGGTTATTTGAAACATTTCTCAAGGCAATGGGTGGTAAAAAGCCAAAAACCATGATGACGGATCAAGATGCCGCGATGGCTAAGGCTATTTCTTTAGTTATGCCAGAAACATTTCATGGATTGTGCACTTGGCATATAAGACAGAACGCTTTACGACATGTGAACCACTTGTATCAAAAGATTTCACGATTCGGTTTGGATTTTGAAGCATGCATAGATCTACATGAAGATGAGGGTGACTTTTTGAATGCTTGGAATTCTTTACTTGTTGAGCATAATATATTGGAAGGGTCGTGGTTGCATACAATTTTTCAATTGAAGGAGAAATGGGCATGGACATATGTCCGGAAAACATTCACTGCAGGTATGAGATCTACTCAATTAAGTGAGAGCTTTAATGCTGATTTTAAGAGTCATGGCCTTGCAACATGTTGCTAA
- the LOC11429525 gene encoding G-type lectin S-receptor-like serine/threonine-protein kinase RKS1 isoform X2: MEHVDQMVIVTLLTLMTLSVLVYLVMNPNFHVIGIRIEDGTGGCVRKKGSSVCENGEGFIKVVSLKVPDTSVAVAKSGLSLEECEKECLQNCSCTAYSIADVRNGGSGCLAWHGDLIDIQKLNDQGQDLFLRVDKIELANYYRKRKGVLDKKRLAAILVASIIAIVLLLSCVNYMWKKKREGKSTSRYVGIWYNNLPIQTVVWVANRDAPINDTSGILSINQNGNLELHHNLSTIPIWSTNVSLTLSQRNITSAVIAKLTDKANIVLMINNTKTVIWESFDHPTDTFLPYQRFGFDRKTNQSWPLQSWKTEDDPGKGAFTVKFSSIGIPQLFMYNHNLPWWRGGHWNGALFVGIPNMKRDLQTFNASFVEEDNYVALSYDMFDKSVIARLVVQQSGFIQIFTWNNQKSQWNRFWSEPTNQCDNYGTCGSNSNCDPLNFENFKCTCLLGFEPKFPSDWYESRDGSGGCVRKKGASVCGNGEGFIKVVSLKVPDISGAVTIDGLSLDECEKECLRNCSCTSYAVADVRNGGSGCLAWHGDLMDIQKLSDQGQDLYLRVDKVELANYNKKSKGVLDKKRLAVIMVVSIVAIVILLSCVNYMWKKKRKVMQQSKEDYSAEENDAQSTTHPNLPFFSLKTIMSATRYCSHQNKLGKGGFGSVYKGCLVNGQEIAVKRLSKESGQGKVEFKNEITLLVKLQHRNLVRLLGCCFEKEERMLVYEYLPNKSLDFFIFDQNQRSSLDWGKRFEIICGIARGVLYLHQDSRLKIIHRDLKASNVLLDAEMNPKISDFGMARIFGEDEIQARTKRVVGTYGYMSPEYAMEGRYSTKSDVFSYGVLLLEIIAGKRNTHCEIGRDSPNLIGHKKGPWI; this comes from the exons ATGGAACATGTGGATCAAATGgtaattgtgacccttttaacTTTGATGACTTTAAGTGTTCTTGTTTACTTGGTTATGAACCCAAATTTCCACGTGATTGGTATCAGAATAGAAGATGGGACGGGAGGGTGTGTAAGGAAGAAAGGCTCGTCTGTTTGTGAGAATGGAGAAGGGTTTATCAAAGTTGTAAGCTTGAAAGTTCCTGATACATCTGTGGCAGTTGCTAAAAGTGGTTTGAGTTTGGAAGAATGTGAGAAAGAATGCTTGCAAAACTGTTCTTGTACTGCCTATTCAATTGCTGATGTGAGGAATGGTGGAAGTGGATGTTTGGCATGGCATGGGGATTTAATAGACATTCAAAAACTTAATGATCAAGGCCAAGATTTATTTCTACGCGTCGATAAAATTGAACTAG CCAATTACTACAGAAAACGAAAAGGAGTTCTTGATAAAAAGAGGTTGGCTGCAATTCTTGTAGCTTCTATAATTGCAATTGTCCTCCTCCTCTCCTGTGTGAACTACAtgtggaagaaaaaaagggagg GAAAGTCCACCTCTCGCTATGTTGGAATCTGGTACAACAATTTGCCGATCCAAACTGTTGTTTGGGTTGCAAATAGAGATGCTCCCATCAATGACACTTCTGGAATTCTATCAATCAACCAAAATGGGAATCTAGAACTCCACCACAACCTTAGCACCATTCCAATTTGGTCCACTAATGTTTCATTAACACTATCACAAAGAAATATCACTAGTGCTGTTATAGCAAAATTAACAGACAAAGCAAACATTGTTCTGATgataaacaacacaaaaactGTCATTTGGGAAAGCTTTGATCATCCCACAGACACCTTCCTTCCATATCAAAGGTTTGGTTTTGATAGAAAAACTAATCAAAGTTGGCCCCTTCAATCCTGGAAGACAGAAGATGACCCTGGAAAAGGTGCATTCACGGTGAAATTCAGCAGCATAGGTATACCTCAGTTGTTTATGTACAACCATAACCTTCCATGGTGGCGTGGTGGACATTGGAACGGAGCACTATTTGTAGGTATACCTAATATGAAACGAGATTTGCAAACTTTTAATGCTTCTTTTGTGGAAGAAGATAACTATGTAGCACTTTCATACGACATGTTTGATAAGTCTGTCATAGCTAGGTTAGTTGTTCAGCAATCTGGTTTCATTCAAATATTCACTTGGAACAATCAAAAGAGTCAATGGAACAGGTTCTGGTCAGAACCAACAAACCAATGTGATAACTATGGAACGTGTGGATCAAACAGTAATTGTGACCCTTTGAACTTTGAGAACTTTAAGTGCACGTGTTTACTTGGTTTTGAACCAAAATTTCCAAGCGATTGGTATGAGAGTAGAGATGGGTCGGGAGGGTGTGTAAGGAAGAAAGGTGCATCTGTCTGTGGGAATGGCGAAGGGTTTATCAAAGTTGTAAGCTTGAAAGTTCCTGATATATCTGGGGCAGTTACCATAGATGGTTTGAGTTTGGATGAATGTGAGAAAGAATGCTTGAGAAACTGCTCCTGTACTTCCTATGCAGTAGCCGATGTGAGGAATGGTGGTAGTGGATGTTTGGCATGGCATGGGGATTTAATGGACATTCAAAAACTTAGTGATCAAGGCCAAGATTTATATTTGCGCGTCGATAAAGTTGAACTTG ctaattacaacaaaaaaagcAAAGGAGTCCTTGATAAAAAGAGGTTGGCTGTAATTATGGTAGTTTCAATAGTTGCAATCGTCATTCTCCTCTCTTGTGTGAATTACatgtggaagaaaaaaagaaagg TGATGCAGCAATCAAAAGAAGATTACTCTGCAGAAGAGAATGATGCTCAAAGCACCACACATCCAAATCTACCCTTTTTCAGCCTTAAAACGATAATGTCAGCTACAAGATATTGCAGTCATCAGAATAAGCTTGGGAAAGGTGGATTTGGCTCTGTTTATAAG GGTTGCTTGGTTAATGGACAAGAGATAGCAGTGAAAAGATTGTCCAAAGAATCAGGTCAAGGCAAAGTAgagtttaaaaatgaaattacacttttagttaAGCTCCAGCACAGAAATCTAGTAAGGTTGCTTGGTTGTTGCTtcgaaaaagaagaaagaatgcTAGTTTATGAATACCTACCAAACAAAAGCCTAGACTTCTTTATATTCG ATCAAAACCAAAGGTCATCATTGGATTGGGGTAAGCgttttgaaattatttgtgGCATTGCTCGAGGTGTTTTATATCTTCACCAAGATTCAAGGCTGAAAATAATTCATAGAGATCTAAAAGCCAGCAATGTTCTCCTTGATGCTGAAATGAATCCCAAAATCTCAGATTTCGGTATGGCTAGAATATTTGGAGAAGATGAAATCCAAGCAAGAACAAAAAGAGTGGTCGGAACATA TGGATACATGTCACCCGAATATGCAATGGAAGGACGATATTCAACAAAATCTGATGTCTTCAGTTATGGGGTCTTACTACTGGAGATTATTGCTGGCAAGAGAAACACACATTGTGAAATTGGAAGAGACTCCCCAAATTTAATTGGACAT AAGAAAGGGCCTTGGATATAG
- the LOC11429525 gene encoding G-type lectin S-receptor-like serine/threonine-protein kinase RKS1 isoform X1, with the protein MEHVDQMVIVTLLTLMTLSVLVYLVMNPNFHVIGIRIEDGTGGCVRKKGSSVCENGEGFIKVVSLKVPDTSVAVAKSGLSLEECEKECLQNCSCTAYSIADVRNGGSGCLAWHGDLIDIQKLNDQGQDLFLRVDKIELANYYRKRKGVLDKKRLAAILVASIIAIVLLLSCVNYMWKKKREGKSTSRYVGIWYNNLPIQTVVWVANRDAPINDTSGILSINQNGNLELHHNLSTIPIWSTNVSLTLSQRNITSAVIAKLTDKANIVLMINNTKTVIWESFDHPTDTFLPYQRFGFDRKTNQSWPLQSWKTEDDPGKGAFTVKFSSIGIPQLFMYNHNLPWWRGGHWNGALFVGIPNMKRDLQTFNASFVEEDNYVALSYDMFDKSVIARLVVQQSGFIQIFTWNNQKSQWNRFWSEPTNQCDNYGTCGSNSNCDPLNFENFKCTCLLGFEPKFPSDWYESRDGSGGCVRKKGASVCGNGEGFIKVVSLKVPDISGAVTIDGLSLDECEKECLRNCSCTSYAVADVRNGGSGCLAWHGDLMDIQKLSDQGQDLYLRVDKVELANYNKKSKGVLDKKRLAVIMVVSIVAIVILLSCVNYMWKKKRKVMQQSKEDYSAEENDAQSTTHPNLPFFSLKTIMSATRYCSHQNKLGKGGFGSVYKGCLVNGQEIAVKRLSKESGQGKVEFKNEITLLVKLQHRNLVRLLGCCFEKEERMLVYEYLPNKSLDFFIFDQNQRSSLDWGKRFEIICGIARGVLYLHQDSRLKIIHRDLKASNVLLDAEMNPKISDFGMARIFGEDEIQARTKRVVGTYGYMSPEYAMEGRYSTKSDVFSYGVLLLEIIAGKRNTHCEIGRDSPNLIGHVWTVWTEERALDIVDEALNQSYPPAIVLRCIQIGLLCVQENAMNRPSMLEVVFMLANDTPLCAPQKPAFLFNDDKDLQESSTSGGGSSINEVTETTIIAR; encoded by the exons ATGGAACATGTGGATCAAATGgtaattgtgacccttttaacTTTGATGACTTTAAGTGTTCTTGTTTACTTGGTTATGAACCCAAATTTCCACGTGATTGGTATCAGAATAGAAGATGGGACGGGAGGGTGTGTAAGGAAGAAAGGCTCGTCTGTTTGTGAGAATGGAGAAGGGTTTATCAAAGTTGTAAGCTTGAAAGTTCCTGATACATCTGTGGCAGTTGCTAAAAGTGGTTTGAGTTTGGAAGAATGTGAGAAAGAATGCTTGCAAAACTGTTCTTGTACTGCCTATTCAATTGCTGATGTGAGGAATGGTGGAAGTGGATGTTTGGCATGGCATGGGGATTTAATAGACATTCAAAAACTTAATGATCAAGGCCAAGATTTATTTCTACGCGTCGATAAAATTGAACTAG CCAATTACTACAGAAAACGAAAAGGAGTTCTTGATAAAAAGAGGTTGGCTGCAATTCTTGTAGCTTCTATAATTGCAATTGTCCTCCTCCTCTCCTGTGTGAACTACAtgtggaagaaaaaaagggagg GAAAGTCCACCTCTCGCTATGTTGGAATCTGGTACAACAATTTGCCGATCCAAACTGTTGTTTGGGTTGCAAATAGAGATGCTCCCATCAATGACACTTCTGGAATTCTATCAATCAACCAAAATGGGAATCTAGAACTCCACCACAACCTTAGCACCATTCCAATTTGGTCCACTAATGTTTCATTAACACTATCACAAAGAAATATCACTAGTGCTGTTATAGCAAAATTAACAGACAAAGCAAACATTGTTCTGATgataaacaacacaaaaactGTCATTTGGGAAAGCTTTGATCATCCCACAGACACCTTCCTTCCATATCAAAGGTTTGGTTTTGATAGAAAAACTAATCAAAGTTGGCCCCTTCAATCCTGGAAGACAGAAGATGACCCTGGAAAAGGTGCATTCACGGTGAAATTCAGCAGCATAGGTATACCTCAGTTGTTTATGTACAACCATAACCTTCCATGGTGGCGTGGTGGACATTGGAACGGAGCACTATTTGTAGGTATACCTAATATGAAACGAGATTTGCAAACTTTTAATGCTTCTTTTGTGGAAGAAGATAACTATGTAGCACTTTCATACGACATGTTTGATAAGTCTGTCATAGCTAGGTTAGTTGTTCAGCAATCTGGTTTCATTCAAATATTCACTTGGAACAATCAAAAGAGTCAATGGAACAGGTTCTGGTCAGAACCAACAAACCAATGTGATAACTATGGAACGTGTGGATCAAACAGTAATTGTGACCCTTTGAACTTTGAGAACTTTAAGTGCACGTGTTTACTTGGTTTTGAACCAAAATTTCCAAGCGATTGGTATGAGAGTAGAGATGGGTCGGGAGGGTGTGTAAGGAAGAAAGGTGCATCTGTCTGTGGGAATGGCGAAGGGTTTATCAAAGTTGTAAGCTTGAAAGTTCCTGATATATCTGGGGCAGTTACCATAGATGGTTTGAGTTTGGATGAATGTGAGAAAGAATGCTTGAGAAACTGCTCCTGTACTTCCTATGCAGTAGCCGATGTGAGGAATGGTGGTAGTGGATGTTTGGCATGGCATGGGGATTTAATGGACATTCAAAAACTTAGTGATCAAGGCCAAGATTTATATTTGCGCGTCGATAAAGTTGAACTTG ctaattacaacaaaaaaagcAAAGGAGTCCTTGATAAAAAGAGGTTGGCTGTAATTATGGTAGTTTCAATAGTTGCAATCGTCATTCTCCTCTCTTGTGTGAATTACatgtggaagaaaaaaagaaagg TGATGCAGCAATCAAAAGAAGATTACTCTGCAGAAGAGAATGATGCTCAAAGCACCACACATCCAAATCTACCCTTTTTCAGCCTTAAAACGATAATGTCAGCTACAAGATATTGCAGTCATCAGAATAAGCTTGGGAAAGGTGGATTTGGCTCTGTTTATAAG GGTTGCTTGGTTAATGGACAAGAGATAGCAGTGAAAAGATTGTCCAAAGAATCAGGTCAAGGCAAAGTAgagtttaaaaatgaaattacacttttagttaAGCTCCAGCACAGAAATCTAGTAAGGTTGCTTGGTTGTTGCTtcgaaaaagaagaaagaatgcTAGTTTATGAATACCTACCAAACAAAAGCCTAGACTTCTTTATATTCG ATCAAAACCAAAGGTCATCATTGGATTGGGGTAAGCgttttgaaattatttgtgGCATTGCTCGAGGTGTTTTATATCTTCACCAAGATTCAAGGCTGAAAATAATTCATAGAGATCTAAAAGCCAGCAATGTTCTCCTTGATGCTGAAATGAATCCCAAAATCTCAGATTTCGGTATGGCTAGAATATTTGGAGAAGATGAAATCCAAGCAAGAACAAAAAGAGTGGTCGGAACATA TGGATACATGTCACCCGAATATGCAATGGAAGGACGATATTCAACAAAATCTGATGTCTTCAGTTATGGGGTCTTACTACTGGAGATTATTGCTGGCAAGAGAAACACACATTGTGAAATTGGAAGAGACTCCCCAAATTTAATTGGACAT GTGTGGACTGTATGGACAGAAGAAAGGGCCTTGGATATAGTTGATGAAGCACTAAACCAGTCTTATCCCCCTGCTATAGTTCTGAGATGCATTCAAATTGGACTCTTGTGTGTGCAAGAAAATGCGATGAATAGACCATCAATGTTAGAAGTGGTTTTTATGCTAGCCAATGACACGCCTCTTTGCGCACCTCAAAAACCAGCATTTTTATTCAACGACGACAAAGATTTGCAAGAGTCATCAACGTCAGGAGGAGGATCTTCAATAAATGAAGTAACTGAAACTACCATCATCGCTCGCTAA
- the LOC11429525 gene encoding G-type lectin S-receptor-like serine/threonine-protein kinase RKS1 isoform X3 → MEHVDQMVIVTLLTLMTLSVLVYLVMNPNFHVIGIRIEDGTGGCVRKKGSSVCENGEGFIKVVSLKVPDTSVAVAKSGLSLEECEKECLQNCSCTAYSIADVRNGGSGCLAWHGDLIDIQKLNDQGQDLFLRVDKIELANYYRKRKGVLDKKRLAAILVASIIAIVLLLSCVNYMWKKKREGKSTSRYVGIWYNNLPIQTVVWVANRDAPINDTSGILSINQNGNLELHHNLSTIPIWSTNVSLTLSQRNITSAVIAKLTDKANIVLMINNTKTVIWESFDHPTDTFLPYQRFGFDRKTNQSWPLQSWKTEDDPGKGAFTVKFSSIGIPQLFMYNHNLPWWRGGHWNGALFVGIPNMKRDLQTFNASFVEEDNYVALSYDMFDKSVIARLVVQQSGFIQIFTWNNQKSQWNRFWSEPTNQCDNYGTCGSNSNCDPLNFENFKCTCLLGFEPKFPSDWYESRDGSGGCVRKKGASVCGNGEGFIKVVSLKVPDISGAVTIDGLSLDECEKECLRNCSCTSYAVADVRNGGSGCLAWHGDLMDIQKLSDQGQDLYLRVDKVELANYNKKSKGVLDKKRLAVIMVVSIVAIVILLSCVNYMWKKKRKVMQQSKEDYSAEENDAQSTTHPNLPFFSLKTIMSATRYCSHQNKLGKGGFGSVYKGCLVNGQEIAVKRLSKESGQGKVEFKNEITLLVKLQHRNLVRLLGCCFEKEERMLVYEYLPNKSLDFFIFDQNQRSSLDWGKRFEIICGIARGVLYLHQDSRLKIIHRDLKASNVLLDAEMNPKISDFGMARIFGEDEIQARTKRVVGTYGYMSPEYAMEGRYSTKSDVFSYGVLLLEIIAGKRNTHCEIGRDSPNLIGHKGPWI, encoded by the exons ATGGAACATGTGGATCAAATGgtaattgtgacccttttaacTTTGATGACTTTAAGTGTTCTTGTTTACTTGGTTATGAACCCAAATTTCCACGTGATTGGTATCAGAATAGAAGATGGGACGGGAGGGTGTGTAAGGAAGAAAGGCTCGTCTGTTTGTGAGAATGGAGAAGGGTTTATCAAAGTTGTAAGCTTGAAAGTTCCTGATACATCTGTGGCAGTTGCTAAAAGTGGTTTGAGTTTGGAAGAATGTGAGAAAGAATGCTTGCAAAACTGTTCTTGTACTGCCTATTCAATTGCTGATGTGAGGAATGGTGGAAGTGGATGTTTGGCATGGCATGGGGATTTAATAGACATTCAAAAACTTAATGATCAAGGCCAAGATTTATTTCTACGCGTCGATAAAATTGAACTAG CCAATTACTACAGAAAACGAAAAGGAGTTCTTGATAAAAAGAGGTTGGCTGCAATTCTTGTAGCTTCTATAATTGCAATTGTCCTCCTCCTCTCCTGTGTGAACTACAtgtggaagaaaaaaagggagg GAAAGTCCACCTCTCGCTATGTTGGAATCTGGTACAACAATTTGCCGATCCAAACTGTTGTTTGGGTTGCAAATAGAGATGCTCCCATCAATGACACTTCTGGAATTCTATCAATCAACCAAAATGGGAATCTAGAACTCCACCACAACCTTAGCACCATTCCAATTTGGTCCACTAATGTTTCATTAACACTATCACAAAGAAATATCACTAGTGCTGTTATAGCAAAATTAACAGACAAAGCAAACATTGTTCTGATgataaacaacacaaaaactGTCATTTGGGAAAGCTTTGATCATCCCACAGACACCTTCCTTCCATATCAAAGGTTTGGTTTTGATAGAAAAACTAATCAAAGTTGGCCCCTTCAATCCTGGAAGACAGAAGATGACCCTGGAAAAGGTGCATTCACGGTGAAATTCAGCAGCATAGGTATACCTCAGTTGTTTATGTACAACCATAACCTTCCATGGTGGCGTGGTGGACATTGGAACGGAGCACTATTTGTAGGTATACCTAATATGAAACGAGATTTGCAAACTTTTAATGCTTCTTTTGTGGAAGAAGATAACTATGTAGCACTTTCATACGACATGTTTGATAAGTCTGTCATAGCTAGGTTAGTTGTTCAGCAATCTGGTTTCATTCAAATATTCACTTGGAACAATCAAAAGAGTCAATGGAACAGGTTCTGGTCAGAACCAACAAACCAATGTGATAACTATGGAACGTGTGGATCAAACAGTAATTGTGACCCTTTGAACTTTGAGAACTTTAAGTGCACGTGTTTACTTGGTTTTGAACCAAAATTTCCAAGCGATTGGTATGAGAGTAGAGATGGGTCGGGAGGGTGTGTAAGGAAGAAAGGTGCATCTGTCTGTGGGAATGGCGAAGGGTTTATCAAAGTTGTAAGCTTGAAAGTTCCTGATATATCTGGGGCAGTTACCATAGATGGTTTGAGTTTGGATGAATGTGAGAAAGAATGCTTGAGAAACTGCTCCTGTACTTCCTATGCAGTAGCCGATGTGAGGAATGGTGGTAGTGGATGTTTGGCATGGCATGGGGATTTAATGGACATTCAAAAACTTAGTGATCAAGGCCAAGATTTATATTTGCGCGTCGATAAAGTTGAACTTG ctaattacaacaaaaaaagcAAAGGAGTCCTTGATAAAAAGAGGTTGGCTGTAATTATGGTAGTTTCAATAGTTGCAATCGTCATTCTCCTCTCTTGTGTGAATTACatgtggaagaaaaaaagaaagg TGATGCAGCAATCAAAAGAAGATTACTCTGCAGAAGAGAATGATGCTCAAAGCACCACACATCCAAATCTACCCTTTTTCAGCCTTAAAACGATAATGTCAGCTACAAGATATTGCAGTCATCAGAATAAGCTTGGGAAAGGTGGATTTGGCTCTGTTTATAAG GGTTGCTTGGTTAATGGACAAGAGATAGCAGTGAAAAGATTGTCCAAAGAATCAGGTCAAGGCAAAGTAgagtttaaaaatgaaattacacttttagttaAGCTCCAGCACAGAAATCTAGTAAGGTTGCTTGGTTGTTGCTtcgaaaaagaagaaagaatgcTAGTTTATGAATACCTACCAAACAAAAGCCTAGACTTCTTTATATTCG ATCAAAACCAAAGGTCATCATTGGATTGGGGTAAGCgttttgaaattatttgtgGCATTGCTCGAGGTGTTTTATATCTTCACCAAGATTCAAGGCTGAAAATAATTCATAGAGATCTAAAAGCCAGCAATGTTCTCCTTGATGCTGAAATGAATCCCAAAATCTCAGATTTCGGTATGGCTAGAATATTTGGAGAAGATGAAATCCAAGCAAGAACAAAAAGAGTGGTCGGAACATA TGGATACATGTCACCCGAATATGCAATGGAAGGACGATATTCAACAAAATCTGATGTCTTCAGTTATGGGGTCTTACTACTGGAGATTATTGCTGGCAAGAGAAACACACATTGTGAAATTGGAAGAGACTCCCCAAATTTAATTGGACAT AAAGGGCCTTGGATATAG